In one window of Oligoflexus sp. DNA:
- a CDS encoding transposase: protein MSNGRVEGFNRKAKLCQRRAYGFKEFKNYRLRLLNLCA, encoded by the coding sequence ATGAGCAACGGTCGCGTTGAGGGCTTTAATCGAAAGGCAAAGCTTTGCCAGAGAAGGGCTTACGGGTTCAAGGAGTTCAAAAACTATAGACTAAGGCTTTTGAATCTGTGCGCATGA